In Pyrus communis chromosome 8, drPyrComm1.1, whole genome shotgun sequence, one genomic interval encodes:
- the LOC137742923 gene encoding uncharacterized protein, whose amino-acid sequence MCESEVLDRGVVEKIQYMLNNHNPFVHTLRSLGQRQDLPNCKLILKEQPIDRRQYSLPSASQVAAIIIDGDNATIANGRDIVVETISGRLSHVRDYVGFYDPLQYPLLLPYGTYGWDVNSRDDGGRAITCCDYYTYMLQIRHNGSSLLLRGGRLLQQYAVDNYIKIESQKLRWLHSNQATVRADLYKGLEDSLNAGQHNADENDKINNPDEYDRIVRAEIPNEDVEPQLYNVVLKHMIHGPCGIHNPLSPCMKNGSCKRKFRKPFAPVTVQGNDSYPIYQRRGNRLPVSLNRQGNIMVDNSWVIPYNPWLLLRYDCHINVEICASIKSVKYLYKYVYKGPDRVTIEVQSDPQYDEIKQFQDARWVCAPEALWKIFKFIINRIYPSVERMQIHLPNMHQVQFRADESITNILHDESTRKTMLTEFFTLNHVDAEARHYLYMEIPSHYRWIQAQRKWSKTKNRNKVIGRIYAVSPAEGEKFYLRILLNHVRGPTSFTNLRTVNGVLHPTFKQAAEQRGLLERDDSIRQCLLETSTIQMPSALRRLFVTILVYCAPIGVRGLWDELCPFMMEDYVSMTNITPTLATNILLRELNILLVQFNKSINEFDLPQMTRGNESSSGMTGCIKDEISICIPQQDLDAIERLNDDQKSAFNIIMGAVQRSDNATFFVDGPGGTGKTYLYRALLASLRRLGHIVLATASSGIAATILPGGRTTHSKFKIPLILDASSMCSIGKQSDLAKLIQKAKAIIWDKATMTHRHAFEALDRTFRDLTDIDLPFGGEDNDIWGRFSTKFLLRVGDGNEDVIMDDMVKLPECMVIPWESDHSINQLIAKIFPDLEDHINDATYMVERAVVTPTNEDVDMLNEKIINMFPGLEETMYSFDSVEDDARNLYQPEFLNSISLGGLPPHKLTLKRGAPIMLLRNIDPKLGLCNGTRLLCRGSYRNLIDAEILTGQFAGSRVFLPRIPLKSTDTAGLPFELTRKQFPVKLSFSITINKSQGFIF is encoded by the exons ATGTGTGAAAGTGAAGTTTTAGATAGAGGTGTGGTTGAAAAGATACAATATATGTTGAACAACCATAATCCTTTTGTTCATACATTGCGAAGCCTCGGACAACGCCAAGATTTGCCGAATTGCAAGTTGATCCTAAAAGAGCAACCAATAGATCGGCGTCAGTATAGTCTACCATCAGCATCACAAGTTGCGGCAATTATAATAGATGGAGATAACGCCACAATTGCAAATGGAAGGGATATCGTGGTGGAGACAATTAGTGGAAGACTTTCTCACGTCCGAGACTATGTTGGATTTTATGATCCCTTACAATATCCACTATTGCTACCTTACGGTACATATGGATGGGATGTTAACAGTCGTGATGATGGTGGAAGAGCAATAACATGTTGCGACTATTATACTTATATGTTACAG ATACGCCATAATGGATCATCACTTTTGCTTCGAGGTGGACGTCTCTTGCAACAATATGCTGTAGATAACTACATTAAAATTGAATCACAAAAACTTAGATGGTTGCATTCTAATCAAGCCACAGTTAGAGCGGATCTCTACAAAGGACTTGAAGACTCTCTAAATGCAGGTCAACACAATGCAG ATGAAAATGATAAGATCAATAACCCAGATGAGTATGACCGAATTGTTAGAGCTGAAATACCAAATGAAGATGTAGAGCCTCAACTTTATAATGTGGTGTTAAAGCATATGATTCATGGCCCGTGTGGGATTCATAATCCTCTATCTCCATGTATGAAAAATGGGAGTTGTAAGAGAAAGTTTCGCAAACCATTTGCACCAGTCACCGTTCAAGGGAATGATTCGTATCCAATTTATCAAAGGCGAGGAAATCGATTGCCCGTCTCACTTAATCGACAAGGAAACATAATGGTTGATAATAGTTGGGTCATTCCATATAATCCATGGTTGCTGTTAAGGTATGATTGTCACATCAATGTCGAAATTTGCGCAAGCATAAAAAGTGTCAAGTACTTATATAAGTATGTTTACAAAGGCCCAGACAGAGTGACAATTGAAGTGCAATCAGACCCTCAATACGATGAAATAAAGCAGTTTCAGGATGCAAGATGGGTTTGCGCACCAGAGGCATTATGGAAAATATTCAAGTTCATTATTAATCGAATTTATCCATCTGTTGAGCGAATGCAAATACATCTTCCTAATATGCACCAAGTTCAGTTTCGTGCCGATGAAAGCATAACAAATATTCTACATGATGAGAGTACAAGAAAGACAATGTTGACTGAATTTTTTACACTTAATCATGTGGATGCAGAAGCGCGACATTATTTATACATGGAGATACCATCACATTACAGATGGATTCAAGCTCAAAGAAAGTGGTCTAAAACAAAGAATCGTAACAAGGTTATTGGGCGAATATATGCAGTTTCACCTGCTGAAGGCGAAAAATTTTACCTTCGGATTCTTCTTAATCATGTTAGAGGACCAACATCCTTCACAAACTTGAGAACAGTTAATGGGGTTTTGCATCCAACATTTAAGCAGGCAGCAGAACAACGAGGTTTGTTAGAAAGAGATGACAGTATTCGACAATGTTTGTTAGAGACCTCCACAATTCAGATGCCGTCGGCTTTAAGAAGATTATTCGTCACTATATTGGTATATTGTGCACCAATTGGTGTTCGAGGGTTATGGGATGAGTTATGTCCATTCATGATGGAAGATTATGTTTCCATGACTAACATAACTCCCACACTTGCTACCAACATACTCTTGCGTGAGTTGAACATACTTTTGGTTCAATTTAACAAGAGTATAAACGAGTTTGATTTGCCCCAAATGACAAGAGGAAATGAATCAAGTTCAGGAATGACCGGATGTATTAAAGATGAAATATCCATATGTATTCCACAACAAGATCTTGATGCAATTGAACGCTTAAATGATGACCAAAAAAGTGCGTTTAACATAATAATGGGTGCAGTTCAACGATCGGATAATGCAACTTTTTTTGTGGATGGTCCCGGTGGAACTGGAAAAACTTACTTATATCGCGCATTGTTAGCAAGCTTGAGAAGGTTGGGGCACATAGTATTAGCAACAGCATCATCTGGAATAGCAGCTACGATATTGCCTGGTGGGAGGACAACACATTCTAAATTCAAGATACCACTTATTCTCGATGCATCATCGATGTGTTCGATCGGTAAACAATCTGATTTAGCAAAGCTAATACAAAAGGCAAAGGCAATTATTTGGGATAAAGCAACAATGACGCATCGTCATGCATTTGAAGCACTCGATCGAACGTTCAGAGACTTAACAGATATTGACTTACCATTTGGGGGGGAAGATAATGATATTTGGGGGAGATTTTCGACAA AATTTTTACTTCGTGTTGGTGATGGGAATGAAGATGTTATTATGGATGATATGGTAAAACTAcctgaatgcatggtgataccATGGGAGAGTGACCATtccattaatcaattaattgccAAAATCTTCCCTGACTTAGAGGATCATATAAATGATGCAACCTACATGGTGGAAAGGGCAGTGGTAACTCCTACAAATGAAGACGTTGATATGTTGAATGAAAAGATAATCAATATGTTTCCGGGTTTAGAAGAGACAATGTATTCATTTGATTCAGTTGAGGATGACGCAAGGAATTTGTATCAGCCAGAGTTCTTGAATTCAATCTCACTTGGTGGTTTGCCTCCGCACAAGTTAACTCTGAAAAGAGGTGCTCCAATCATGCTTTTAAGAAATATTGATCCGAAATTGGGATTGTGTAATGGTACAAGATTATTGTGTCGTGGTTCTTACCGAAATCTTATTGATGCTGAAATTCTAACTGGACAATTTGCCGGATCCAGAGTTTTCTTACCAAGAATCCCTCTCAAAAGTACTGATACTGCTGGGCTTCCATTTGAACTTACAAGAAAGCAATTTCCAGTGAAACTAAGTTTCTCTATCACTATAAACAAATCTCAAG GATttatattttga
- the LOC137743386 gene encoding pentatricopeptide repeat-containing protein At1g66345, mitochondrial, translating to MASLLRRIAQSLIPKPINQKTQLIHTSSGPPNDVVKSIRDSFRSSCNWDTLSTKFESVKLDGELVESVLLELKEPIDAKRALGFFHWAAHSKDFEHGVWSYSITIHILARARLLMDARALLESVLKKNVGNASKFSVVDSLLSSYEVAASSPFVFDLLVQAYAKLRMFETGFDICCYLGERGLPLSLTSYNTLLRVVEKSDRTALVWKIYEHMIENRRYPNEETIKILVDALCKEGKLRKCVDMLDRIHGKRCSPSVVANTSLVFGILEEGRVEQGMVVLKKMLQRNMVLDTIAYSLTVYAKVKLGDVNSAREVYEEMLKRGFRPNSFICTLFIGAHCEGGRIDEAQCIMHEMQTMDLKPYDETYNFLIEGCCKAGRVEASTSYLKKMMECGFIPSCSSFNEMVGKLCETGDAEHANEMLTTLLDKGFVPDEITYSHLINGFERKGDNQEVVKLYYEMESRSLFPGISVFTSLIKSFCQTGKPEEAEKYIGFMKGRSIAPSLCTYELLISSHLEKGNLDRALHLRKEMAKKN from the coding sequence ATGGCTTCTCTGCTGCGTCGAATTGCACAATCTTTAATTCCCAAACCCATCAATCAGAAAACCCAACTGATCCACACAAGCTCAGGGCCGCCAAATGACGTCGTCAAATCCATCCGCGACTCGTTCAGAAGCAGCTGCAATTGGGACACTCTGTCCACAAAGTTCGAGTCCGTTAAATTGGACGGAGAGCTCGTCGAGAGTGTGCTGCTAGAACTGAAGGAACCCATCGATGCGAAACGTGCTCTGGGTTTCTTCCACTGGGCAGCTCACAGCAAAGATTTCGAACATGGGGTTTGGTCCTACTCCATAACCATTCATATTTTAGCCAGAGCCAGGCTGCTCATGGATGCAAGAGCATTGCTCGAGTcggttttgaagaaaaatgttgGAAATGCTTCAAAGTTTTCGGTTGTGGATTCGTTGCTTAGTAGTTACGAGGTCGCGGCTTCAAGTCCGTTTGTGTTTGATTTGCTGGTGCAGGCTTACGCTAAGCTGAGAATGTTTGAGACTGGTTTTGATATTTGTTGTTATTTGGGGGAACGTGGGTTGCCTTTGAGTCTCACAAGTTACAACACATTGCTTCGTGTCGTCGAAAAATCTGACCGGACTGCTCTGGTTTGGAAGATTTATGAGCATATGATCGAAAACAGAAGGTATCCGAACGAAGAGACGATTAAAATCTTGGTTGATGCTTTGTGCAAGGAAGGGAAGTTGAGGAAATGTGTTGACATGCTGGACAGGATTCATGGGAAGAGATGCTCGCCTTCCGTGGTTGCGAATACTAGTTTAGTTTTCGGGATTTTGGAGGAGGGTAGGGTTGAGCAGGGAATGGTGGTATTGAAGAAAATGTTGCAAAGAAATATGGTTCTTGATACAATTGCTTACTCATTGACTGTATATGCTAAGGTTAAACTAGGAGATGTAAACTCCGCACGGGAGGTGTATGAAGAAATGCTTAAGAGAGGTTTTCGACCAAACTCTTTCATCTGTACCTTGTTTATAGGAGCTCATTGTGAAGGAGGACGAATTGACGAAGCACAATGCATCATGCACGAGATGCAAACTATGGATTTGAAGCCGTATGACGAGACTTACAATTTTCTTATTGAAGGATGTTGCAAAGCCGGAAGAGTGGAAGCAAGCACGAGTTACTTGAAGAAGATGATGGAGTGCGGGTTCATCCCTAGTTGTTCTTCCTTCAACGAGATGGTTGGAAAGTTGTGTGAAACTGGAGATGCAGAGCATGCCAATGAAATGTTAACTACCCTGTTAGATAAGGGGTTTGTACCCGACGAGATTACGTACTCTCATCTGATCAACGGGTTTGAGAGAAAAGGTGACAATCAGGAAGTTGTCAAGCTCTACTATGAGATGGAGTCGAGGTCGCTGTTTCCTGGAATTTCGGTTTTTACATCCTTGATAAAGAGCTTCTGCCAAACAGGGAAACCGGAGGAAGCAGAAAAGTATATTGGATTCATGAAAGGTCGTTCGATAGCCCCGAGTTTATGTACATATGAGCTCCTGATTTCCAGCCACTTGGAGAAGGGCAATTTAGACAGGGCCCTTCACCTTCGGAAAGAAATGGCCAAAAAGAATTAA